Proteins co-encoded in one Astyanax mexicanus isolate ESR-SI-001 chromosome 1, AstMex3_surface, whole genome shotgun sequence genomic window:
- the esrrgb gene encoding estrogen-related receptor gamma b — MDLVEFCQHECFSFTPQQPDFLDMMSLNAHCPTYIKTEPASPASMTDSLMQHSPGGSSDTGSSYSSIAKGSQGGVDSPALRPGGAPCRLLEEPQVKTEFGLTTSPKRSCLVCGDIASGFHYGVASCEACKAFFKRTIQGSIEYTCPASSECEITKRRRKSCQACRFTKCISVGMLREGVRLDRVRGGRQKYKRGIDSDNNSYLNLQLPLTHKKTRTEPCSINTENKLVSHLLGAEPEKVFAMPDPALPDDDIKALTTLCDLADRELVLNIGWAKHLPGFSSLSLPDQMRLLQSAWMEVLILRVVFRSLGTQDKLVFAEDYVMDADQAKLAGLLELHTAILQLVRRYRAMGLEREEFVTLKAIALANSDSMHIEDMEAVQRLQDCVHEALQDYEHIHHSEDPRRAGKLIMTLPLLRQTATKAVQHFCSIKQDGRVPMHKLFVELLEANA; from the exons cttCCTGGACATGATGTCACTCAACGCCCACTGCCCCACCTACATCAAGACAGAACCTGCAAGCCCCGCCTCCATGACGGACAGTCTGATGCAACACAGTCCTGGGGGGTCATCAGACACGGGCAGCAGCTACAGTTCTATTGCCAAGGGCAGCCAGGGGGGCGTGGACTCGCCCGCTCTGAGGCCTGGCGGGGCCCCCTGCAGACTGCTGGAGGAGCCACAGGTGAAGACTGAGTTTGGACTGACGACGTCACCCAAGCGTTCTTGTCTGGTCTGTGGAGACATTGCCTCTGGGTTCCACTACGGCGTGGCCTCCTGCGAAGCCTGCAAAGCCTTCTTCAAGCGCACCATTCAAG GGAGTATTGAGTATACGTGTCCAGCGAGCAGCGAGTGTGAGATCACTAAGAGAAGGAGGAAGTCCTGCCAGGCCTGCCGCTTCACCAAGTGCATCTCAGTCGGCATGCTCCGAgagg GTGTACGTTTGGACCGAGTTCGGGGAGGCCGTCAGAAATATAAAAGGGGTATAGACTCAGATAACAACTCTTATCTGAACCTGCAGTTACCTCTGACCCACAAAAAAACACGCACAG AACCCTGCAGCATTAACACTGAGAATAAGTTGGTCTCCCATCTGTTGGGGGCGGAGCCTGAGAAGGTGTTTGCCATGCCTGACCCTGCCCTCCCCGATGATGACATCAAAGCTCTGACCACACTGTGTGACCTCGCTGATCGGGAGCTGGTGCTTAACATTGGTTGGGCCAAACATCTCCCag GTTTCTCCAGCCTCTCTCTACCGGACCAGATGCGTCTCCTCCAGAGTGCCTGGATGGAGGTTTTGATCCTGCGTGTGGTGTTCCGCTCGCTGGGCACTCAGGATAAGCTTGTGTTCGCTGAGGACTACGTTATGGATGCTGATCAGGCTAAACTAGCGGGTCTCCTGGAGCTTCACACGGCCATCCTGCAGCTGGTCAGGAGGTACAGGGCCATGGGTCTCGAGAGAGAGGAGTTCGTCACCCTTAAAGCCATAGCACTCGCCAACTCAG ACTCTATGCACATTGAGGATATGGAGGCGGTTCAGAGGCTCCAGGACTGTGTGCACGAGGCCCTGCAGGACTACGAGCACATCCACCACTCAGAAGACCCTCGACGGGCAGGAAAGCTGATCATGACCCTCCCTCTGCTCCGGCAGACGGCCACCAAGGCTGTGCAGCACTTTTGCAGCATCAAGCAGGACGGACGCGTTCCCATGCACAAACTCTTTGTGGAGCTACTAGAGGCCAATGCTTAA